In Litorimonas taeanensis, one DNA window encodes the following:
- a CDS encoding NADH-quinone oxidoreductase subunit C — protein MEDLKDHIVDLLGDAVNSAEIQFGELLINARRAEIVKVITFLRDDPICKFASLIDICGVDYPARERRFDVVYHMLSMAHNVRIRVKVTTDEEHPVHSISAVFPNADWYEREAFDMYGIVFDQHPDLRRILTDYGFEGYPLRKDFPLSGFVEVRYDEERKAVIYEPVNLPQEYRSFDFMSPWEGAKYILPGDEKVEKA, from the coding sequence ATGGAAGATCTCAAGGACCATATTGTTGACTTGCTAGGGGATGCGGTCAATTCAGCTGAAATTCAATTTGGCGAGCTGCTCATCAATGCGCGCCGTGCCGAAATCGTCAAAGTTATTACGTTTTTACGCGATGACCCAATTTGTAAATTTGCCTCTTTGATTGATATTTGCGGTGTTGATTACCCTGCGCGTGAACGTCGCTTTGATGTGGTTTATCACATGCTGTCTATGGCACATAATGTACGTATTCGCGTGAAGGTCACGACGGATGAAGAGCATCCTGTTCATTCCATTTCAGCGGTGTTTCCGAATGCGGATTGGTATGAGCGCGAAGCTTTTGACATGTATGGTATCGTCTTTGACCAGCATCCTGATTTGCGCCGGATTCTTACGGATTATGGGTTCGAGGGGTATCCATTACGCAAGGACTTCCCGCTCTCTGGTTTTGTGGAAGTGCGATATGATGAAGAGCGTAAGGCTGTGATTTATGAGCCTGTAAACTTGCCGCAAGAATATCGAAGCTTTGACTTTATGTCACCATGGGAGGGTGCGAAATATATCCTGCCCGGAGATGAGAAAGTGGAGAAGGCGTAA